In the genome of Flavobacteriales bacterium, one region contains:
- a CDS encoding tetratricopeptide repeat protein, giving the protein MRNKIAALGACWLMLLIAWPHHLLAQSSTDEQLANLYFQDRDFEKAAYYFEKLFDANPSNQYYQPLLTSYIETGEFKKAEKLVKKRIKTNPGNLAFQVDLGYVARKAGDDNEAKSQYQKAIKALPANQQSVLDLANAFLGKNESTYAEETYLHGRKMFDGIYTFNMELAEIYSQAGEYMKMFDEYLGLIDQNPSYLQTVQNALQSKLANDMNGQRRALLKTILLKRIQKYPDAVVYSELLIWYYMQEQEFASALIQAKALDKRLHETGERIMNLGYIAEENGASDVAVDCYQYVIDKGKNSYYYADARIRLLGTLYAQVTGSYAPDQAKITDLKSRYIKTLSELGIGNQTALLACKLAHIEAFYLHETEPAIQRLQDLLTAPGISKQNQAQVKLELADIYVYTGERWESTLLYSQVEKDFKNDPIGHDAKLRNARLSYYMGDFNWARAQVDVLKAATSKLIANDALDLSLLITDNQDGDSLDIPLHIFARAELLTYRNLDSLALLTMDSITTKYPSHALADEILYRKAQIMEKEGKFEQATEFYQQIVVQFGTDILADNALFRLAELYEEYFKNPDKAMELYQQLMVQYQGSMFTVEARKRFRALRGDKLN; this is encoded by the coding sequence ATGAGAAATAAGATTGCCGCACTTGGTGCCTGCTGGCTCATGCTGTTGATCGCATGGCCTCACCACCTGTTGGCGCAAAGCAGCACAGACGAACAACTGGCCAATCTGTATTTCCAGGACCGCGACTTCGAAAAAGCCGCCTACTATTTTGAAAAACTCTTCGACGCCAATCCGAGCAATCAATACTACCAACCCCTGCTGACCAGCTACATCGAAACAGGCGAATTCAAAAAGGCCGAAAAGCTGGTGAAGAAAAGAATCAAAACCAATCCGGGAAACCTTGCCTTCCAGGTAGACCTGGGGTATGTTGCAAGAAAGGCCGGCGACGATAACGAAGCCAAAAGCCAATACCAGAAAGCCATCAAGGCGCTGCCGGCCAACCAACAAAGTGTGCTCGACCTGGCCAATGCCTTCCTGGGCAAGAACGAATCCACCTACGCGGAAGAAACTTATCTCCACGGCCGCAAGATGTTCGACGGTATCTACACCTTTAACATGGAACTGGCCGAGATCTATTCCCAGGCAGGGGAATACATGAAGATGTTTGACGAGTACCTGGGCCTGATTGATCAGAACCCTTCCTACCTGCAAACCGTGCAAAACGCACTGCAGTCCAAACTGGCCAACGACATGAACGGCCAACGACGGGCCCTGCTGAAAACCATTCTGCTGAAACGGATCCAGAAGTACCCTGATGCCGTGGTGTATTCGGAACTGCTCATCTGGTACTACATGCAGGAACAGGAATTCGCATCGGCATTGATTCAGGCCAAAGCCCTCGACAAACGTTTGCATGAAACCGGCGAACGCATCATGAACCTGGGCTACATCGCCGAAGAAAACGGCGCCTCCGACGTTGCCGTGGATTGCTACCAGTATGTGATCGACAAAGGCAAAAACAGTTACTACTATGCCGATGCGCGCATCCGATTGCTCGGTACCTTGTATGCCCAGGTCACCGGTTCTTATGCACCCGACCAGGCCAAGATCACCGATCTCAAATCCCGCTATATCAAAACCCTTTCCGAACTCGGTATCGGCAACCAAACCGCCCTACTCGCCTGCAAGCTGGCCCACATCGAGGCATTCTACCTGCACGAAACCGAACCCGCCATACAAAGACTGCAGGACCTGCTGACGGCTCCGGGCATCTCCAAACAAAACCAGGCGCAAGTGAAGCTGGAACTGGCCGACATCTACGTGTATACAGGTGAGCGATGGGAATCAACCCTGCTTTACAGCCAGGTGGAAAAAGACTTCAAGAACGACCCCATCGGCCACGATGCCAAACTCCGTAATGCACGCCTGTCTTACTACATGGGCGATTTCAACTGGGCACGTGCACAGGTGGATGTACTCAAAGCCGCCACCTCCAAACTGATTGCCAACGATGCACTGGACCTTTCGCTGTTGATCACCGACAACCAGGACGGAGATTCACTCGACATCCCCCTGCACATATTCGCACGCGCGGAGTTGCTGACATACCGCAATCTTGATTCCCTGGCACTGCTCACGATGGATTCCATCACCACCAAATATCCCAGTCACGCCCTGGCCGACGAGATCCTGTACCGGAAAGCCCAGATCATGGAAAAGGAAGGAAAATTCGAACAGGCCACGGAATTCTACCAGCAGATCGTTGTTCAGTTCGGAACCGATATCCTGGCAGACAATGCGCTGTTCCGACTGGCCGAACTGTACGAGGAGTATTTCAAGAACCCCGACAAAGCCATGGAACTCTACCAGCAACTCATGGTCCAATACCAGGGTAGCATGTTCACCGTGGAAGCACGCAAACGGTTCCGGGCATTACGCGGTGACAAGCTGAACTAG
- a CDS encoding alpha/beta fold hydrolase codes for MEQKTFILIHGSWHCAWNWYKVTPLLERQGHKVCAMDLPGMGRDKTPIEKVNFKDTVAKVCELIDRAEGKVILVGHSKNGIVISQAAEHRPDKIEKLIYLAAYLIPDGKTQSEYSAQDTTGWLKPYVTMDHASGSHTLQQEIYREGLYHDCEEGIAEMARVLLGAEPMESGLAPLHLSEEKFGRVPRYYIACDDDRAVTPFIQEKMYTETPCRKVYHMQASHSPFFSKPDELVDIFLEIAGEAVRA; via the coding sequence ATGGAACAGAAAACATTCATTCTCATTCACGGATCCTGGCATTGTGCCTGGAACTGGTACAAGGTAACTCCCCTGCTCGAACGTCAGGGCCACAAGGTATGCGCGATGGATCTTCCCGGCATGGGCCGCGACAAAACACCTATTGAAAAGGTGAACTTCAAAGACACGGTGGCGAAGGTATGTGAGCTGATCGACCGTGCGGAAGGAAAAGTGATCCTGGTGGGACACAGCAAGAACGGCATTGTGATTTCACAAGCGGCGGAGCATCGGCCCGACAAGATTGAAAAGCTGATCTACCTGGCGGCGTACCTCATCCCGGATGGAAAAACGCAATCAGAATATTCGGCGCAGGATACGACTGGGTGGCTGAAACCCTATGTGACGATGGACCACGCTTCCGGTTCGCATACCCTGCAACAGGAAATTTACAGAGAAGGACTTTACCACGATTGTGAAGAAGGGATTGCGGAGATGGCCAGGGTGTTGCTGGGTGCCGAACCGATGGAGTCGGGACTGGCGCCGTTGCACCTCAGTGAAGAAAAGTTCGGACGGGTACCCAGGTATTACATTGCTTGCGACGACGACCGGGCGGTAACGCCATTTATCCAGGAGAAGATGTACACAGAAACGCCCTGCCGGAAGGTGTATCACATGCAGGCGAGTCATTCGCCGTTCTTCAGCAAGCCGGATGAACTGGTGGATATATTCCTGGAAATTGCCGGAGAGGCGGTCAGGGCCTAG
- a CDS encoding methylated-DNA--[protein]-cysteine S-methyltransferase, which yields MNEQQHVDFNRIAEAIGYIRRHFRDQPGLEEVAEKVHMSPFHFQRMFTEWAGMSPKKFLQYVSIEHARKLLKDEQVTLSEATHATGLSGTGRLHDLFIHIEGMTPAEYRDGGKNLAISYCFADSPFGRVLIATTSRGVCHLAFSDDEEKALSRLLHMFPKARFLQSADAMQEKALQIFNRDQRNPAEIRLHLKATEFQVKVWEALMRIPEGGLVTYGQVASSIRQPRASRAVGTAVGDNPVAYLIPCHRVIRSTGEFGEYHWGADRKAAMIGWESAHLYTSK from the coding sequence ATGAACGAGCAGCAACATGTAGATTTCAATCGCATCGCAGAAGCCATCGGGTACATCCGCCGTCATTTCCGCGATCAGCCCGGCTTGGAGGAAGTGGCGGAAAAGGTGCACATGAGTCCGTTCCATTTCCAGCGCATGTTCACCGAGTGGGCGGGTATGAGTCCGAAAAAATTCCTGCAATACGTCAGCATCGAACATGCCAGGAAGTTGTTGAAGGATGAGCAGGTGACGTTGTCGGAGGCGACGCATGCCACCGGACTCTCAGGTACCGGACGGCTGCATGACCTCTTCATTCACATCGAGGGCATGACACCGGCCGAATACAGGGATGGCGGGAAGAACCTTGCCATTTCTTACTGCTTTGCCGACAGTCCGTTCGGTAGGGTACTTATTGCCACTACATCCAGGGGTGTTTGTCATCTGGCTTTTTCGGATGATGAAGAGAAAGCGCTTTCACGTCTGCTGCATATGTTTCCCAAAGCCCGCTTTCTTCAAAGTGCGGATGCCATGCAGGAAAAGGCCCTGCAGATATTCAACCGTGATCAGAGAAATCCGGCCGAAATCCGGTTGCATTTGAAGGCCACCGAATTCCAGGTGAAGGTGTGGGAAGCATTGATGCGCATCCCGGAAGGCGGGTTGGTCACGTACGGTCAGGTAGCTTCATCCATTCGGCAACCGCGTGCATCGAGGGCGGTGGGCACGGCCGTCGGAGACAACCCGGTGGCGTATCTCATTCCCTGTCATCGCGTGATCAGGTCAACGGGTGAATTCGGTGAATACCATTGGGGCGCCGACCGGAAGGCGGCCATGATCGGGTGGGAATCCGCCCATTTGTACACATCCAAATAA
- a CDS encoding 2,3-bisphosphoglycerate-independent phosphoglycerate mutase translates to MSHKAVLIILDGWGLGNGNPSDAIAHARTPFVDSLYQKYPHAQLSTSGEDVGLPAGQMGNSEVGHLNIGAGRIVYQDLVRINKAIREGELASNPVLKEALQKAKDGNNRLHLMGLCSDGGVHSHINHLLTLCDLAAKEGINEVYVHAFTDGRDCDPKSGLGFLKTLQAHLEKTGGVLAHIVGRYYAMDRDKRWERVKEAYDLMVHGTGKATKDMIGAVEASYKEDITDEFIRPIQKIDDAGQPVGLIRENDVVICFNYRTDRCREITIALTQHDIPEHSMRTLPLYYVTMTQYDATYKDVHVIFHKDNLAKTLGEVLADAGKTQIRIAETEKYPHVTFFFSGGREAEFKGEKRLMVSSPKVATYDLQPEMSAALVTSTIVAELNKGETDFVCLNFANPDMVGHTGVYDAIVKAVETVDGCLQQVVEAGLKHDYRFLIIADHGNADYVINADGSPNTAHTTNPVPAILIDPDHTAIRNGILADVAPTLLAMMGVEQPVEMTGHALIGEKLPQPSGSLKFARS, encoded by the coding sequence ATGAGCCACAAAGCCGTTCTGATCATCCTCGATGGATGGGGACTTGGCAACGGAAATCCATCCGACGCCATCGCACATGCACGTACCCCCTTCGTGGACAGCCTCTACCAAAAATACCCGCACGCCCAACTTTCCACATCGGGTGAAGACGTGGGTTTGCCCGCCGGACAAATGGGCAACTCCGAAGTAGGACACCTGAACATCGGTGCCGGCCGCATCGTGTACCAGGACCTGGTGCGCATCAACAAAGCCATCCGGGAAGGTGAACTGGCCTCCAACCCGGTGCTGAAGGAAGCGCTGCAAAAAGCCAAAGACGGCAACAACCGCCTCCACCTCATGGGACTCTGTTCCGACGGAGGTGTGCATTCCCATATCAACCACCTCCTCACGCTTTGCGACCTCGCCGCCAAAGAAGGCATCAATGAAGTGTATGTGCATGCCTTCACCGACGGGCGCGACTGCGACCCCAAAAGCGGACTCGGTTTCCTGAAAACCCTCCAGGCACACCTAGAAAAAACCGGCGGTGTACTGGCACACATCGTAGGCAGATACTATGCCATGGACCGTGACAAGCGCTGGGAACGCGTGAAGGAAGCATACGACCTTATGGTACACGGAACCGGTAAAGCAACCAAAGACATGATCGGCGCCGTGGAAGCTTCCTACAAGGAAGACATCACCGATGAATTCATCCGCCCCATCCAGAAGATCGATGATGCCGGACAACCCGTAGGACTCATCCGGGAGAACGACGTGGTGATCTGTTTCAACTACCGCACCGACCGCTGTCGTGAGATCACCATTGCGCTCACGCAACACGACATTCCCGAACACAGCATGCGCACCCTGCCGCTGTACTATGTGACCATGACGCAGTATGACGCCACCTACAAGGATGTGCACGTCATCTTTCACAAGGACAACCTGGCTAAAACACTGGGAGAAGTATTGGCGGATGCAGGCAAAACCCAGATCCGCATCGCGGAAACGGAAAAGTACCCGCACGTGACCTTCTTCTTTTCAGGCGGAAGGGAAGCCGAATTCAAAGGAGAAAAACGCCTGATGGTAAGCTCTCCCAAGGTGGCCACCTACGACCTGCAACCCGAGATGAGTGCAGCATTGGTAACCTCCACCATTGTTGCCGAACTGAACAAGGGAGAGACCGACTTCGTGTGTCTCAACTTCGCCAACCCCGATATGGTGGGCCATACCGGTGTGTACGATGCCATCGTGAAGGCCGTGGAAACGGTGGACGGGTGCCTGCAGCAGGTGGTGGAAGCAGGACTGAAACATGACTACCGCTTCCTCATCATCGCCGACCACGGCAATGCGGATTATGTGATCAACGCAGATGGAAGTCCGAACACCGCCCACACCACCAATCCGGTGCCCGCCATCCTGATTGATCCGGACCATACCGCGATCCGCAACGGCATCCTGGCCGACGTGGCTCCCACCCTGCTGGCCATGATGGGCGTGGAGCAACCGGTGGAGATGACAGGACATGCATTGATCGGGGAAAAACTTCCGCAACCTTCCGGGTCATTAAAGTTTGCACGTTCATAA
- a CDS encoding dipeptidase, whose translation METTSPSGVKNYINQNKERFIEELFALLRLKSVSADPAYKEEVLKTAEHVKLSLTAAGADHAQVIPTKGYPVVYAEKIVDPALPTVLIYGHYDVQPPDPVDLWNSPPFEPVVKDGKIYARGSADDKGQFFMHVKAFEMMHKTNSLPCNVKFMIEGEEEVGSENLGAFLEAEKEKLKADVILISDTSMISTETPSITVGLRGLSYLQVEVTGPNRDLHSGIYGGAVANPINVLCDMIHSLIDENGHITIPGFYDDVVELSDAERAELAKAPFDLDAYKKHLDIKDVKGEKGYSTPERVSIRPTLDVNGIWGGYTGEGAKTVIASKAYAKISMRLVPNQTPDKITQLFKSHFEAIAPDSVKVKVTPFHGGLPVVTPTHLDAYQAAAKAMEKTFGKKPIPQRSGGSIPIVALFESVLGLKSILFGFGLDSDAIHSPNEHYGVFNYLKGIETIPYFFEYFAEARK comes from the coding sequence ATGGAAACCACATCCCCATCCGGCGTGAAAAACTACATCAACCAAAACAAAGAGCGCTTCATCGAAGAACTGTTCGCCCTGCTGCGATTGAAATCCGTGAGCGCCGACCCGGCCTACAAGGAGGAAGTATTGAAAACCGCCGAGCACGTGAAACTGTCGCTTACCGCCGCCGGTGCCGACCACGCACAGGTGATCCCCACCAAAGGTTACCCGGTGGTGTATGCTGAAAAGATCGTGGACCCTGCATTGCCGACCGTACTGATCTACGGTCACTATGACGTGCAACCCCCCGACCCTGTGGACCTGTGGAATTCGCCCCCGTTCGAGCCCGTGGTGAAAGACGGAAAGATATACGCGCGCGGTTCCGCCGACGACAAAGGTCAGTTCTTCATGCATGTGAAGGCTTTTGAAATGATGCACAAAACCAACAGCCTGCCCTGCAACGTAAAATTCATGATTGAAGGCGAAGAAGAAGTGGGCTCGGAAAACCTGGGCGCCTTCCTCGAAGCAGAAAAAGAAAAACTGAAAGCGGATGTGATCCTGATCTCCGACACATCCATGATCAGCACCGAAACACCCTCTATTACCGTTGGATTGCGCGGACTCAGCTACCTACAGGTGGAAGTGACCGGCCCCAACCGCGACCTACACTCGGGCATCTACGGCGGTGCCGTGGCCAACCCGATCAACGTGCTGTGCGACATGATCCATTCCCTGATTGATGAGAACGGGCACATCACCATCCCCGGTTTCTATGATGATGTGGTGGAACTCTCCGACGCCGAAAGGGCCGAACTGGCCAAAGCGCCCTTCGACCTGGACGCCTACAAAAAACACCTCGACATCAAGGATGTGAAAGGTGAAAAAGGATACTCCACCCCCGAACGCGTTTCCATCCGGCCCACGCTGGATGTAAACGGCATCTGGGGCGGCTACACCGGTGAAGGTGCTAAAACGGTGATCGCCTCCAAGGCGTATGCAAAGATCTCTATGCGACTGGTGCCCAACCAAACGCCCGACAAGATCACCCAACTCTTCAAATCCCACTTCGAAGCCATCGCACCCGACAGCGTGAAGGTGAAGGTAACGCCCTTCCACGGCGGACTCCCTGTGGTGACCCCCACCCACCTCGACGCCTACCAGGCCGCAGCCAAAGCGATGGAAAAAACATTCGGCAAGAAACCCATCCCCCAGCGAAGCGGTGGCAGCATACCCATCGTGGCGCTGTTTGAATCGGTGCTCGGACTGAAATCCATCCTGTTCGGGTTCGGACTGGACTCCGACGCGATCCACTCTCCCAACGAACACTATGGTGTGTTCAATTACCTGAAAGGCATCGAAACCATTCCGTACTTCTTTGAGTATTTCGCGGAAGCGAGGAAGTAG